One Solanum pennellii chromosome 10, SPENNV200 genomic region harbors:
- the LOC107002812 gene encoding nascent polypeptide-associated complex subunit alpha-like protein 1 yields MTAQSQEEILAAHLEQQKIESEEPIIEDEDDNDEEDDDEDDKDDDDVEGGSGRSKQSRSEKKSRKAMIKLGMKPIPMVSRVTVKKSKNILFVISKPDVFKSPASDTYVIFGEAKIEDLSSQLQSQAAEQFKAPNLSNVISKPEPSTVAQDDEDVDETGVEPKDIELVMTQAGVSRAKSVKALKAANGDIVSAIMELTN; encoded by the exons ATGACTGCTCAATCTCAAGAAGAAATCTTAGCCGCTCATCTGGAACAACAGAAGATTGAA TCCGAGGAGCCAATTATTGAGGATGAAGACGACAATGATGAAGAAGACGACGATGAAGATGacaaagatgatgatgatgtcgAAG GGGGTAGTGGTAGGTCAAAACAGAGCAGGAGCGAGAAAAAGAGTCGAAAAGCTATGATCAAGCTCGGAATGAAGCCAATCCCCATGGTCAGCCGTGTCACTGTCAAAAAGAGCAAGAAT ATTCTATTTGTCATCTCAAAACCAGATGTTTTCAAGAGCCCTGCATCAGACACATATGTTATATTTGGTGAGGCAAAGATTGAGGACTTGAGTTCTCAATTGCAGTCTCAAGCTGCTGAGCAGTTCAAGGCTCCTAATTTGAGCAATGTGATATCAAAGCCAGAACCATCAACGGTGGCTCAGGACGATGAGGATGTAGATGAGACTGGTGTAGAACCCAAGGATATCGAGCTGGTGATGACTCAAGCTGGTGTTTCCAGAGCAAAATCTGTCAAGGCTCTCAAGGCTGCAAATGGTGATATTGTCTCTGCCATTATGGAGCTTACAAACTAG
- the LOC107002776 gene encoding vacuolar protein-sorting protein bro1-like isoform X2: protein MGKGEEEQPIPSTALDAQSTNQNAEDRCCCRFKGLVSFKCVFVLILGLGVLISAVFLLPFFNNGDLGDLDLDNKYKDDIFDETSVSHTKVEIISLENIAGTNITEVIFAVDSEVKNGRISLTALSLVRSEFEAVITGQSAMHLTTTLFGDPFSFDVLKFRGGITVSPKQSGFLMQQFQMHFNFTLNFSIDEIQDNFHELKSQLKSGLHLSSYENLYMSLTNTRGSTVDPPTIVQCKVLFAVGLNPSSSRLKQLAQTIDSHSENLGLNNTVFGRVKQVSLSSDLPHSRGGDGGSPSPSPAPLPHHQHHYHHRTNFAPAISPAPKVGKGGSISRQVSPISAPKPASATVLPPSPAPAPALHKGHEAQPPCHFGRFPRKANSHSHIAPARAPVPAPHNTPSRHQQVHAPTPTPHEITASSPLPNVVYAHVHPPSRSISVAQPPDRFTSTSPFPSSSSEGILLSKFWAFQLFLLVLLP from the exons ATGGGGAAAGGAGAGGAAGAACAGCCAATACCTAGTACTGCATTGGATGCACAAAGTACAAACCAAAATGCAGAGGATAGGTGTTGTTGTAGGTTCAAAGGGTTGGTGagttttaaatgtgtatttgtatTGATTCTTGGCTTGGGAGTCTTGATTTCTGCTGTTTTCTTGTTGCCATTCTTCAACAATGGAGATCTGGGTGATCTGGATCTTGACAACAAGTATAAAG atgatatttttgatgaaaCAAGTGTTTCCCATACTAAA GTGGAAATAATATCATTAGAAAATATAGCTGGAACGAACATCACAGAGGTCATTTTTGCAGTTGACTCTGAAGTGAAAAATGGGAGGATCTCTCTAACTGCTCTGAGTTTAGTCCGGTCGGAATTTGAAGCTGTAATTACTGGCCAATCAGCTATGCACTTGACAACAACTTTGTTTGGCGAtcctttttcctttgatgtGCTGAAATTCAGAGGTGGGATTACTGTGAGCCCCAAACAAAGTGGATTCCTCATGCAGCAATTCCAGATGCATTTCAACTTCACGTTGAACTTTTCAATTGATGAAATTCAAGATAATTTTCATGAACTAAAAAGCCAGCTCAAATCTGGATTACATCTTTCATCATATGAG AACTTGTATATGAGTTTGACTAATACAAGAGGGTCAACTGTGGATCCTCCCACTATTGTTCAGTGTAAAGTCCTTTTTGCAGTTGGGTTAAATCCCTCCAGTTCAAGGTTGAAGCAGTTGGCTCAGACAATTGATTCTCATTCTGAAAACCTTGGCCTCAATAACACCGTATTTGGAAGGGTTAAACAAGTTAGCCTGTCCTCTGATTTACCACATTCTCGAGGTGGTGATGGGGGTAGTCCCTCACCTTCTCCAGctccactacctcatcatcaACACCACTACCATCATCGTACAAACTTCGCTCCTGCAATATCACCTGCTCCAAAGGTTGGGAAAGGTGGATCTATTAGCAGGCAAGTTTCACCTATATCCGCACCAAAGCCAGCATCTGCAACAGTACTTCCACCTTCCCCTGCTCCTGCTCCCGCACTACACAAAGGACATGAGGCCCAGCCTCCTTGTCATTTTGGGAGATTTCCAAGAAAGGCGAATAGTCACTCGCATATAGCTCCTGCTCGAGCACCAGTCCCTGCACCTCATAATACTCCCTCTCGGCACCAGCAAGTACACGCTCCAACTCCTACCCCACATGAAATCACTGCATCAAGTCCATTGCCCAATGTAGTGTATGCTCATGTTCATCCTCCATCAAGGAGTATTTCTGTTGCACAGCCTCCTGACAGATTTACGTCAACTTCACCCTTTCCATCTTCGT CTTCTGAAGGGATTCTTTTGTCAAAATTCTGGGCTTTCCAGCTGTTCCTACTTGTACTACTTCCATAG
- the LOC107002776 gene encoding vacuolar protein-sorting protein bro1-like isoform X1, with protein MGKGEEEQPIPSTALDAQSTNQNAEDRCCCRFKGLVSFKCVFVLILGLGVLISAVFLLPFFNNGDLGDLDLDNKYKGHDIVASFMLEKPVSFVNDNILQLADDIFDETSVSHTKVEIISLENIAGTNITEVIFAVDSEVKNGRISLTALSLVRSEFEAVITGQSAMHLTTTLFGDPFSFDVLKFRGGITVSPKQSGFLMQQFQMHFNFTLNFSIDEIQDNFHELKSQLKSGLHLSSYENLYMSLTNTRGSTVDPPTIVQCKVLFAVGLNPSSSRLKQLAQTIDSHSENLGLNNTVFGRVKQVSLSSDLPHSRGGDGGSPSPSPAPLPHHQHHYHHRTNFAPAISPAPKVGKGGSISRQVSPISAPKPASATVLPPSPAPAPALHKGHEAQPPCHFGRFPRKANSHSHIAPARAPVPAPHNTPSRHQQVHAPTPTPHEITASSPLPNVVYAHVHPPSRSISVAQPPDRFTSTSPFPSSSSEGILLSKFWAFQLFLLVLLP; from the exons ATGGGGAAAGGAGAGGAAGAACAGCCAATACCTAGTACTGCATTGGATGCACAAAGTACAAACCAAAATGCAGAGGATAGGTGTTGTTGTAGGTTCAAAGGGTTGGTGagttttaaatgtgtatttgtatTGATTCTTGGCTTGGGAGTCTTGATTTCTGCTGTTTTCTTGTTGCCATTCTTCAACAATGGAGATCTGGGTGATCTGGATCTTGACAACAAGTATAAAG GTCATGATATAGTTGCCAGTTTCATGCTTGAGAAGCCAGTTTCGTTTGTCAATGATAACATTTTGCAACTTGCAGatgatatttttgatgaaaCAAGTGTTTCCCATACTAAA GTGGAAATAATATCATTAGAAAATATAGCTGGAACGAACATCACAGAGGTCATTTTTGCAGTTGACTCTGAAGTGAAAAATGGGAGGATCTCTCTAACTGCTCTGAGTTTAGTCCGGTCGGAATTTGAAGCTGTAATTACTGGCCAATCAGCTATGCACTTGACAACAACTTTGTTTGGCGAtcctttttcctttgatgtGCTGAAATTCAGAGGTGGGATTACTGTGAGCCCCAAACAAAGTGGATTCCTCATGCAGCAATTCCAGATGCATTTCAACTTCACGTTGAACTTTTCAATTGATGAAATTCAAGATAATTTTCATGAACTAAAAAGCCAGCTCAAATCTGGATTACATCTTTCATCATATGAG AACTTGTATATGAGTTTGACTAATACAAGAGGGTCAACTGTGGATCCTCCCACTATTGTTCAGTGTAAAGTCCTTTTTGCAGTTGGGTTAAATCCCTCCAGTTCAAGGTTGAAGCAGTTGGCTCAGACAATTGATTCTCATTCTGAAAACCTTGGCCTCAATAACACCGTATTTGGAAGGGTTAAACAAGTTAGCCTGTCCTCTGATTTACCACATTCTCGAGGTGGTGATGGGGGTAGTCCCTCACCTTCTCCAGctccactacctcatcatcaACACCACTACCATCATCGTACAAACTTCGCTCCTGCAATATCACCTGCTCCAAAGGTTGGGAAAGGTGGATCTATTAGCAGGCAAGTTTCACCTATATCCGCACCAAAGCCAGCATCTGCAACAGTACTTCCACCTTCCCCTGCTCCTGCTCCCGCACTACACAAAGGACATGAGGCCCAGCCTCCTTGTCATTTTGGGAGATTTCCAAGAAAGGCGAATAGTCACTCGCATATAGCTCCTGCTCGAGCACCAGTCCCTGCACCTCATAATACTCCCTCTCGGCACCAGCAAGTACACGCTCCAACTCCTACCCCACATGAAATCACTGCATCAAGTCCATTGCCCAATGTAGTGTATGCTCATGTTCATCCTCCATCAAGGAGTATTTCTGTTGCACAGCCTCCTGACAGATTTACGTCAACTTCACCCTTTCCATCTTCGT CTTCTGAAGGGATTCTTTTGTCAAAATTCTGGGCTTTCCAGCTGTTCCTACTTGTACTACTTCCATAG
- the LOC107032423 gene encoding phosphatidylinositol 4-kinase gamma 8-like yields the protein MRFNKMAVAINPQNHGFKQFVRPPRCKIPSFSQLDYINILESSQTSLAHSVHHVPFEFSNIQKSFSTPCLSLSTRTEEDIESNPRVEIIGGHRTPKVHALVVEVAIAMASGVKPELLASGLGGAYLFRASNGNAVAVAKPADEEPLALNNPKGFAGRMLGQPGMKRSIKIGETGVRESAAYLLDHDGFAGVPPTTLVKFSHVTFNINDSQSISASTYKTASLQRYMEHDYDAGDLGASGFSVASIHRIGILDIRLLNLDRHAGNILVKHGKESYAVDSAELVPIDHGLCLPESLDDPYFEWLHWPQASIPFSESEMEYICGLDPFKDADLLRNELPSIRESSIRVLVVCTILLKQAATSGLCLAQIGEMMTRKCYGGQEEWSALEKICFSAKVNMESKIKEDDQSICEEKERSVGVFQFDYEDGDDSYQEDEEADEILQGSAITAKPPKIPRFSSVRSMSTIANPSVFHYEEECDCVNNKICGSDTLIDDDGGKEDNINDSDSQKTSAMLRSMSFGTKNYKNDGEGISFGEMSSEQWILFLEVFEKLLPEAFEGKNCMCLLKQRLGSSCEF from the coding sequence ATGAGATTCAACAAGATGGCTGTAGCTATCAATCCCCAAAATCACGGGTTCAAGCAATTCGTTAGACCTCCAAGGTGTAAGATTCCATCGTTCTCTCAGCTCGATTACATCAACATTCTTGAATCAAGCCAAACGAGCCTTGCACATTCTGTACATCATGTTCCCTTTGAGTTCTCCAACATCCAAAAGAGCTTTTCCACACCTTGTTTATCCCTCTCCACTAGAACGGAAGAAGATATTGAAAGTAATCCGAGAGTTGAAATCATTGGTGGTCATCGCACTCCTAAAGTGCATGCTTTAGTAGTTGAGGTTGCTATTGCTATGGCTTCTGGAGTCAAACCTGAGTTACTGGCAAGTGGACTAGGTGGTGCTTACCTTTTTCGGGCGAGTAATGGTAATGCAGTAGCAGTGGCAAAACCAGCTGATGAGGAACCTTTAGCTTTGAATAATCCAAAAGGATTTGCAGGTCGGATGCTAGGCCAACCTGGCATGAAACGTTCCATCAAGATAGGTGAAACTGGTGTCCGGGAATCTGCTGCTTATCTTCTTGACCATGATGGATTTGCTGGTGTTCCTCCAACAACATTGGTCAAATTTTCTCATGTTACCTTCAATATAAACGATTCACAATCGATATCTGCTTCAACTTACAAAACTGCCTCGCTTCAACGATATATGGAACATGATTATGATGCAGGAGACTTAGGTGCTTCAGGCTTTTCAGTGGCTTCAATTCATCGTATTGGAATTTTGGATATACGTCTTCTCAATCTCGACAGGCATGCTGGAAATATCCTGGTGAAGCACGGGAAAGAAAGCTATGCTGTTGATTCTGCTGAACTTGTACCTATAGATCATGGACTTTGCTTGCCAGAATCACTTGATGATCCATACTTTGAATGGCTGCATTGGCCTCAAGCTTCCATTCCATTTTCGGAGTCTGAAATGGAGTATATATGTGGTCTTGATCCTTTTAAGGATGCAGATTTACTGAGAAATGAACTCCCTTCTATCAGGGAATCATCCATTCGGGTTCTTGTGGTGTGCACCATTCTTTTGAAGCAAGCTGCTACTTCAGGGCTTTGTCTAGCTCAAATCGGAGAAATGATGACTCGAAAATGTTATGGAGGACAGGAAGAATGGAGTGCATTAGAAAAGATATGTTTCAGTGCCAAGGTTAACATGGAGAGTAAAATAAAAGAGGATGATCAAAGTATCTgtgaagagaaagaaagaagtgTTGGAGTTTTCCAGTTTGATTATGAAGATGGAGATGACTCATATCAAGAAGATGAGGAAGCTGATGAAATCTTGCAAGGCTCTGCTATAACAGCTAAACCACCGAAAATTCCAAGGTTTTCATCTGTTAGGTCTATGAGTACAATAGCTAATCCATCAGTGTTTCATTATGAAGAAGAATGTGATTGCGTAAACAACAAAATTTGTGGTTCAGATACCTTAATAGACGATGATGGTGGTAAGGAGGACAATATCAACGATAGTGATAGTCAGAAAACTAGTGCTATGTTGAGGAGTATGAGCTTTGGtacaaaaaattacaagaatGATGGTGAAGGGATTTCTTTTGGTGAAATGAGTAGTGAACAATGGATCTTGTTCTTAGAGGTTTTCGAGAAGCTTTTGCCCGAGGCATTTGAGGGAAAAAACTGCATGTGTTTGTTAAAGCAAAGATTGGGATCTTCTTGTGAATTCTGA